The following proteins come from a genomic window of Bacteroidales bacterium:
- a CDS encoding nucleotidyl transferase AbiEii/AbiGii toxin family protein: MLQAKAIDPNTFSLLKKLMELPSLKQFYLVGGTALSLRFGHRTSIDLDLFSHEKFDQQFIVQKLEPVFGEKFNLRVVHSSVGIFCFIGNVKVDFVHFPHGNISPVEVEDGIRLCSIGDISAMKIQAILGRANKKDFWNCSNC; encoded by the coding sequence ATGTTACAAGCAAAGGCAATTGACCCCAACACTTTTTCCTTATTAAAGAAGCTGATGGAATTACCATCACTTAAGCAGTTTTATCTGGTCGGAGGTACCGCACTTTCACTGCGTTTTGGCCATCGTACTTCTATTGATCTTGATTTATTTTCTCATGAGAAATTTGACCAACAATTCATCGTACAAAAGTTGGAGCCAGTATTCGGAGAAAAGTTCAATCTTAGAGTTGTACATTCAAGTGTTGGGATTTTTTGTTTCATTGGAAATGTAAAGGTGGATTTTGTTCATTTTCCTCATGGAAATATTTCACCTGTTGAAGTTGAAGATGGTATCAGATTATGCAGCATAGGTGATATTTCAGCGATGAAAATCCAGGCTATCTTAGGTAGAGCTAATAAAAAGGATTTTTGGAATTGTTCGAATTGCTGA
- a CDS encoding dihydrofolate reductase — MNSTDQFKVLAEQFGDFRILRYQVPGFEQLPLKKKELLYYLYEAALAGRDIIWDQNYRYNLLIRRTLEQIVNHYQGDRNCGKWEKFMIYVKRVWFSNGIHHHNSMDKFVPEISTGYFRELIGCIPFEDFAEYFVNPDEFTEKIIPLIFDPQIDSKRVSLESGVDLITASANNFYEGLTQTEVEAFYAKMVIPGEQKPISYGLNSKLVKENDSIVEKVWAVGGMYTQAMDQIVVWLEKALSVAESPTQEAALKKLVEFYQTGDLKLFDEYCILWLNDVASDVDVVNGFIEVYGDPLGRKATFESVVSIRDPEATRRARIISENAQWFEDNSPIPVEYKKEVVTGISARGIHVVVESGDCSPASPIGINLPNADWIRAEHGSKSVSLINIMSAYNEASKESGALEEFSWSEKEVEIARKWGSIATVLHVDLHEIIGHGSGTLKKGVPSDALKNYASTIEEARADLFALYFAIDPKLLELGLMPELEVGYAEYNSFITGGLMTQLVRVEPGKNIEESHMRNRQLIAGWVYEKGLPENVIEKKNRDGKTFFVINDYQKLRALFGQLLYDIQRIKSEGDLVGAKQLVENYGVKVDPALHDEVLKRWKELKIATYSGFINPKLSPVYKNGKIDEVNISYPYYFDEQMLEYAENYVFLPLIN, encoded by the coding sequence ATGAACAGCACTGATCAATTCAAAGTACTTGCCGAACAATTTGGCGATTTCAGAATACTTCGTTACCAGGTTCCCGGCTTTGAGCAACTGCCATTGAAAAAGAAAGAGTTGCTGTATTACCTTTACGAGGCTGCCCTTGCCGGACGCGATATCATCTGGGATCAAAACTACCGGTACAATCTCTTAATTCGCCGAACGCTTGAGCAAATCGTAAACCATTACCAGGGTGACCGAAATTGCGGGAAATGGGAAAAATTCATGATTTATGTGAAACGGGTCTGGTTTTCCAACGGCATCCATCATCACAACTCAATGGATAAATTCGTACCGGAAATTTCAACCGGCTACTTCCGGGAACTGATCGGCTGTATCCCTTTTGAAGATTTTGCTGAATATTTTGTGAACCCGGATGAGTTCACCGAAAAAATCATCCCTCTAATTTTCGACCCACAAATCGATAGCAAAAGGGTGTCGCTGGAAAGTGGAGTTGATTTGATTACTGCTTCGGCCAACAATTTTTATGAAGGGTTGACTCAAACTGAAGTAGAGGCGTTTTACGCCAAAATGGTCATACCCGGAGAGCAGAAACCCATTTCTTATGGTCTGAATTCAAAATTGGTCAAAGAGAACGACAGCATAGTTGAAAAAGTTTGGGCAGTTGGTGGAATGTACACTCAAGCGATGGATCAAATTGTTGTCTGGCTTGAAAAAGCTTTATCAGTGGCTGAGTCGCCAACCCAGGAGGCCGCGTTGAAAAAACTGGTTGAATTCTATCAAACCGGCGACCTGAAGTTGTTCGATGAATATTGTATCCTGTGGTTAAATGATGTGGCATCGGATGTGGATGTGGTTAATGGTTTCATCGAAGTATACGGTGACCCGCTTGGGCGGAAGGCCACTTTTGAGTCGGTGGTTTCAATCCGTGACCCGGAAGCAACCCGACGCGCCAGAATCATTAGCGAGAATGCACAATGGTTCGAAGACAATTCTCCTATTCCGGTAGAATACAAAAAAGAAGTGGTGACCGGCATATCAGCGCGGGGCATTCATGTTGTTGTGGAATCAGGTGATTGTTCACCGGCCTCTCCTATTGGCATTAACCTGCCAAATGCTGACTGGATAAGGGCGGAACACGGATCGAAGTCGGTTTCGCTGATCAATATTATGTCCGCTTACAATGAAGCCTCCAAAGAATCAGGGGCACTCGAGGAGTTTTCCTGGTCGGAAAAGGAAGTGGAAATCGCCAGAAAATGGGGAAGCATTGCCACCGTTTTGCATGTTGACTTACATGAAATTATTGGGCATGGATCAGGAACGCTTAAAAAAGGTGTACCTTCCGACGCCCTGAAAAATTATGCCTCAACCATCGAGGAAGCGCGCGCCGACCTGTTTGCCCTTTATTTTGCCATTGACCCAAAACTTCTGGAACTTGGTCTGATGCCTGAACTTGAAGTGGGATACGCCGAATACAATTCATTCATCACCGGAGGATTAATGACTCAACTGGTTAGGGTTGAACCTGGCAAAAATATCGAAGAATCGCACATGCGCAACCGCCAATTGATCGCCGGATGGGTCTATGAAAAAGGTTTACCTGAAAATGTGATCGAGAAAAAAAACCGTGACGGAAAAACCTTTTTCGTGATCAACGATTATCAGAAACTCAGAGCATTGTTTGGACAATTATTATATGATATTCAACGTATTAAATCAGAAGGTGATCTGGTAGGCGCCAAACAACTGGTCGAAAATTATGGGGTAAAAGTTGATCCGGCACTTCATGATGAAGTGTTAAAAAGATGGAAGGAACTTAAGATTGCTACTTACTCGGGATTCATCAATCCAAAATTATCACCGGTTTACAAAAATGGTAAAATTGATGAAGTAAACATCAGTTATCCGTATTATTTCGATGAACAAATGCTCGAATATGCAGAAAATTACGTCTTTTTACCCCTCATAAACTAA